The genomic stretch atatatatatatatatatatatatatatatatatatatatatacagaaaatgctcgtcgagctgagtcgagtgatatatgccattcggccctttggagcacttttatactttcggttttgcaagtgattgctatacctttctaggagaaaggcaaaaaggcaaaaacattaTCGAAGGCCCTTAAAGTACCAATAACAACATTCCATTCTAGCAAGTATCCATGGAAAGCAAAAGAATACTCAACGATCATCAGCCTAGCAGAAGTAGGTTTATAACGTGGCTTTGTTCGGTGATCAATTGGCTAGTGCCGGGAAGTACAGTCAATTTGTTATCCCCATCTAAATATAAACCAGCAGCGGAAGAAAAGGAATGACAGGGGGAACTGCCTAACTGGCAACAGATAGATAACGGCCGTACTTGAAAAAAATCGCAAAAGCATGAAACGCGAGAGGCGGCTGGTGGGGCTGATCAAGAGGAAAATTAGGGCTATCATCGTTAGTACCTTTTATCAACGCGGGAAAATATCGTTTGAATGGATTGTTTGAGAATCTTTTTCACAGAAGATTTAACTTTAACATTGATAAACGCTTCGTGAGAGGGAAAATGCTGTTAGGTGGATGATATCGTTTTTTTGTTCTTTCAGTTAGGGAGGATGGAACTGCACTGTCTAGCATAAACACGACAACTGTTCAGGatatatttcaagcagtaacaATCAGTCCGCGTGAATAGTTTCACCAGACAAGACGTACTCTGTTCTGTGTCTGGAAACAAAACTGACCAATCATTCGTTGTTTATCGTGCCAAGTCGAGTTCAGCACAGCACAGTTGAAACCACAATATGGACGAAGTTGATAAAAAGTTAAGGAATTTTTTAATAAACGCCAAAGCGAGTGGCGTTCAGTTAAATTGTTTGCCCTCGTTCGCCAAGCACCAGGAGATGCTAAAACGAGACTATTTACACTACAGTGGAACACAAAAGTGCAAACTCATTCTAGTGGTCGTTGTTTGCGCTTTTGGGAGGCACTATTTCAGCGAGTTGCTTGCAAATGAAGATGTAAATGAGACGAGAAAATTTTCTTGTGTTCcttttaattataaattattttaattttccatTACAATGCAGTGCATCTTGGGGATGCCCAACCAGCTACAAAAGGCCCTCCGTCCGCCGGAAAGCTGCAACTTTTGTCAGGACGTACGAAATGTGCCACGTATCGCCAATGTGGATCCAGACGAGTTTGAGCAAAAATACGCTTACTCGGGTGGGCCGGTAATTGTGACCGATGCAACGGCGAACTGGACAGCGACCGAATTCTTCGATTATTGGTTCTTCAAAGACATTTACCAAACATATGGTAAACGGAAGGGCGCTGCCAGATGCCAGTTTTTTCCGTATCAAACGGAATTTCGCAACATTTTTGAAGCTCTGAACTTAAGCGAAGCTCGGGTTAGTTATGCACCGGGACAGAAGCCTTGGTATTTCGGATGGAGCAACTGTGACCCGCAAATACTGAAAATATTGCGACGGCACTACGGTCGACCCTACTTTTTACCGAAGGCGTCCGAAAATAACGCCGTGGATTGGGTGTTCATGGGAGGAACCGGCCTAGGAGCGCATATGCACGTAAGTATGGCAGCTTTTTAGTCTGATGGGAGAGTGAAGTGTGACCTTCGATAATCAAcgattttatttcttatttagATATGAATTGCTTATTTAGATATGAATTTGCATTTTCAAGTCGAACCTTATTTTGCATTAgcgattttatttttaaataggaTATCATACAGAATATAGGTCAGAATTTTATTGTTTCCCACGGATACACTTTGAACCTATGGACATAAACAAAAATCGCAAATCTAAGTTACCAATATTTTTCCTGAatacatttaaaataaaacctAGCAAAACATCTcccaaaataattaaatatgtCCCCAAAAAAATTTATTCGTGTATTTCTAGTGTTTCATATGTGGAATTTTTAGAATGGTCTTTGTTTGTTCTCGAGTGATGCCCTGAAAACTGTCCAAggaaatgttttaaaatttatcTTGGTAAATGCTGTTTCGATTTTTTCCTTGTTCTCAAGActtttattttgtaaatttttgacaAAACTCAGTATCTGTAAAAAATTTAttagaattttattcattttagtcATAATTGCGAACGCAGATGGCCGAATTTCATCTGGATAAAAGAGCAAAACCATGCCAAATGACCATTTTAGATTTaaataaaatgttggacaaGTATTTGACCCAGCAAATTAGGTTTTTTTCCGCGCTTGGTCGAATTTTTCAGGCTCGAGAGTAATTccctaaaagggcgtatgcattttggcatcgattttattcgaagcattgcagTTCAGAAACGTTTGCTCGTATTGAACGTTTATATGTGAATGAAATATAGAGAACTGATAATGCCTTGTAAAATATATATACATCGTAAAAATACTTTTATGACTACAAAAATTTCGAACAAACAATTTGAAATTGTACAtttttcttattcttattccaaAGAAACTTGGCATTCTattctacattcaaaatttacttaaatgttaagtttcaatattttttgggtCATTAGAGTTTTGTATGCAAGTACGCTTCTTCCAAACGTTCATTCTTCGCCAGCAAAAAGTTTGTCTGAATAATTCAATAGTTATTTGGGCCCTTCACTTATTCAATGCATGAGAATGAATCTTTGGTAATATGGACATAACTATAACTTCTGAATTATTCATCCTTTTTTTTGctattgaagaaaattttgttttatgcAAGCAAgccttgggtgctacattccgtttcggaactcgaccttctgtttattatacacagacttcgcagctaactgttaagtgtacaggacaattgcggggctagcgctacgatcctactgatactaacagtctctcccgagccgagactcgaacctacgacgactggcttgttaggccagcatcgtacctcgagaccagctggaagggtttttttttatattattcatatattttaaagaatgtttgttttttttttgctggataATCACAAATAACTTACAAAAAGGCATATTTTCATAGAAGATTCTAAGTTTCCAAGCTTACTTTTGAAATACCTTAAAAACGGATGCATTGATTTGCCAAGAGCTTCATGATTAGAAATTGCTGTTGCATAATTGGAAAATAATTATTCCCAAAAACGTTGAAACTGAAAGAGTTTtcctgaaaattaactttcaagtgaaaattttaccaaaagttttaaaatcattttaagTTTAAAGAAACAATAAATATCAACATGAAGGTCACTTTTTTTTGCAATCATATTAAGTATAAAATGTAATGAAAATCCGTTGACGATATTTTGCTCCACAATTAATTTCTTTGCAATTCTATCCAAGTTTTTTTCCAGACGCgaatatcatatttttcaacaaatccTCTTCGCCTTAATTTTGGACgcaaaattgaaatattatttgaggaaaaaataaattaaaaacaattcaCAGTGAACAAAACTAAAcaaatgaaattaaataaaaacattAACAAAAAGCTATGACAGTTTTTAAGTCtccttggatttttttttacaatttccgACTGAAAAATTTATACGTCAAAATATCATGTCGATTTGATGAAGTAAAGTATTCCAAAGGTTAATGCACA from Wyeomyia smithii strain HCP4-BCI-WySm-NY-G18 chromosome 3, ASM2978416v1, whole genome shotgun sequence encodes the following:
- the LOC129733321 gene encoding uncharacterized protein LOC129733321; the encoded protein is MDEVDKKLRNFLINAKASGVQLNCLPSFAKHQEMLKRDYLHYSGTQKCKLILVVVVCAFGRHYFSELLANEDCILGMPNQLQKALRPPESCNFCQDVRNVPRIANVDPDEFEQKYAYSGGPVIVTDATANWTATEFFDYWFFKDIYQTYGKRKGAARCQFFPYQTEFRNIFEALNLSEARVSYAPGQKPWYFGWSNCDPQILKILRRHYGRPYFLPKASENNAVDWVFMGGTGLGAHMHVDNVRLPSWQAQLKGAKEWILAPPPECYYSCNFVSVVVQTGDTIVLDTNKWYHKTNVLSGEISVTIGAEYD